One part of the Flavobacteriales bacterium genome encodes these proteins:
- a CDS encoding type IX secretion system membrane protein PorP/SprF, with protein MMMKRRYHRIVTAVMFLGLSWNMTMAQQLPVFSHHMFNKFALNPAVAGSERFIDFKLNHRSQWVGFDGAPVTQVLSGHAILPNGKMGVGGYLFNDAAGPFRRIGLNLAYAHHLQLGSMNLSLGLSGGLLQYSVDGREINLYDPTDQTVDLTTRDRSMTPDANFGMLMYNEDLYVGFSALHLLKGKLDFFESGGNASYVPLENHYYFMGGYKAEINPKFTLEPAALVQMVQANPTQLHINLNMSYDDKVIAGAGYRTGDAMVLLVGCRFAEAFMVAYSYDLLLSGLKTSNTGSHEITVGYQLAYKTGEGPLKKRYKLNKVRVN; from the coding sequence ATGATGATGAAACGGAGATATCATAGAATTGTCACGGCGGTAATGTTTCTGGGACTATCCTGGAATATGACCATGGCGCAACAGCTGCCGGTATTCAGCCATCACATGTTCAATAAGTTTGCGCTAAATCCAGCCGTTGCGGGATCCGAGCGATTCATAGATTTCAAATTAAATCACCGCAGCCAGTGGGTGGGATTTGACGGTGCACCGGTAACACAGGTGTTGAGCGGTCATGCCATATTGCCCAATGGAAAGATGGGGGTCGGAGGATATCTGTTTAACGATGCTGCCGGGCCTTTCCGCCGTATCGGTTTAAACCTGGCTTATGCGCACCATTTGCAGTTGGGCTCCATGAATCTGTCATTGGGTCTTTCGGGCGGATTGTTGCAATACTCGGTCGATGGCCGCGAAATAAATTTGTACGATCCCACAGATCAAACGGTAGACCTCACCACCAGGGACCGTTCGATGACACCCGATGCGAATTTTGGTATGTTAATGTATAATGAGGATTTATATGTTGGGTTTTCAGCCCTTCACCTTTTGAAAGGGAAACTGGATTTCTTTGAGTCCGGTGGCAATGCAAGTTATGTGCCGCTGGAAAATCACTATTACTTTATGGGTGGTTATAAGGCAGAAATAAATCCGAAGTTCACCCTGGAGCCGGCAGCACTTGTGCAGATGGTACAGGCCAATCCGACACAATTACACATCAACCTGAATATGTCTTATGATGATAAAGTCATAGCGGGTGCAGGTTACAGGACCGGGGATGCCATGGTACTGCTTGTGGGGTGCCGTTTTGCAGAGGCATTCATGGTGGCGTATTCTTATGACCTTTTGCTTTCCGGTCTCAAAACTTCAAACACAGGCTCCCACGAGATCACGGTGGGTTATCAGTTGGCCTATAAGACCGGTGAAGGACCGTTGAAAAAACGGTACAAGCTGAACAAGGTGAGGGTGAACTAA